In a single window of the Streptomyces cinnabarinus genome:
- a CDS encoding Lrp/AsnC family transcriptional regulator, translated as MAESVVLDPVDLHLLRLLQNDARTTYRDLAAQVGVAPSTCLDRVTRLRRAGVILGHQLRLDPAKLGRGLQALLSVQVRPHRRELVGPFVERIRALPESLTVFHLTGPDDYLVHVAVADMADLQRLVLDEFTAHREVARVETRLIFQQWDCGPLLPPSPSAQSV; from the coding sequence ATGGCCGAATCTGTCGTACTGGATCCGGTGGACCTTCATCTGCTGCGGCTGCTGCAGAACGACGCCCGGACGACGTACCGGGATCTCGCCGCGCAGGTCGGGGTCGCACCGTCGACCTGCCTCGACCGCGTGACCCGGCTGCGGCGGGCCGGGGTGATTCTCGGCCACCAGCTGCGGCTGGATCCGGCGAAGCTCGGGCGCGGGCTCCAGGCGCTGCTGTCCGTGCAGGTCAGGCCGCACCGACGGGAATTGGTGGGGCCGTTCGTGGAGCGGATCCGGGCGTTGCCGGAGTCGCTGACCGTCTTCCATCTCACCGGTCCCGACGACTATCTGGTCCATGTCGCGGTCGCGGACATGGCCGATCTCCAGCGTCTGGTGCTGGACGAGTTCACGGCCCATCGGGAAGTCGCGCGGGTGGAGACCAGGCTGATCTTCCAGCAGTGGGACTGCGGGCCCCTGCTCCCGCCTTCGCCCTCGGCTCAATCGGTGTGA
- a CDS encoding DUF885 domain-containing protein has translation MSETKSPLPREVADAYVDELIALDPVTGTYLGVKDSSSRMPDLSPGGQEALAELARATLARLDEAERRPGGDSAVERRCARLLRERLTAELAVHEAEEGLRAVGNMGTPAHSVREVFAITPAETEEDWAAIAERLRAVPAALSGYRESLTLGLERKLYAAPRPTATFVEQLTEWADTGEGKGWFEDFAAAGPDALRAELDKAARVATAAVVELRDWLRDVYAPAVEDAPNTVGRERYARLARYFNGADLDLDEAYAYGWSEFHRLLGEMKEEAEKVLPGAETPWVALAHLDEHGRKIEGVDEVQVWLQGLMDRAIEALDGTHFELAEQVRKVESRIAPPGGAAAPYYTSPSEDFSRPGRTWLPTMGQTRFPVYDLVSTWYHEGVPGHHLQLAQWVYVKDDLSRYQATVGHVSANCEGWALYAERLMDELGFLTDAQERLGYLDAQMMRAARVIVDIGMHLELEIPADSPFHPGERWTPELAEEFFGAHSSRPRDFVKSELTRYLTIPGQAIGYKLGERAWLLGLDRARERHGDAFDLKSWHMAALSQGSLGLDDLVDELSRL, from the coding sequence ATGTCTGAGACGAAGAGCCCGCTGCCCCGTGAGGTCGCCGACGCGTATGTCGACGAGCTCATCGCCCTTGATCCCGTCACCGGTACGTATCTCGGCGTCAAGGACAGTTCGAGCAGAATGCCCGACCTCTCACCCGGGGGCCAGGAGGCACTCGCGGAGCTGGCGCGGGCGACGCTGGCACGGCTCGACGAGGCCGAGCGGCGGCCCGGCGGGGACAGCGCCGTCGAGCGCCGGTGCGCCCGGCTGCTGCGTGAGCGGCTGACCGCCGAACTCGCGGTGCACGAGGCCGAGGAGGGCCTGCGCGCGGTCGGCAACATGGGCACGCCCGCCCACAGTGTGCGCGAGGTCTTCGCCATCACCCCGGCCGAGACCGAGGAGGACTGGGCGGCCATCGCCGAGCGGCTGCGCGCGGTTCCGGCCGCGCTGTCCGGCTACCGCGAGTCCCTGACGCTCGGCCTGGAGCGCAAGCTGTACGCGGCACCGCGGCCGACCGCCACCTTCGTGGAGCAGCTCACCGAGTGGGCGGACACCGGCGAGGGCAAGGGCTGGTTCGAGGACTTCGCCGCGGCCGGACCCGACGCGCTGCGCGCCGAGCTGGACAAGGCGGCCCGGGTGGCGACGGCGGCCGTGGTGGAGCTGCGGGACTGGCTGCGGGACGTGTACGCGCCGGCCGTGGAGGACGCCCCGAACACCGTGGGCCGGGAGCGGTACGCCCGGCTGGCGCGCTACTTCAACGGCGCCGACCTCGACCTGGACGAGGCGTACGCCTACGGCTGGTCCGAGTTCCACCGGCTCCTCGGCGAGATGAAGGAGGAGGCCGAGAAGGTTCTTCCCGGCGCCGAGACGCCGTGGGTGGCGCTCGCGCACCTCGACGAGCACGGCCGGAAGATCGAAGGGGTCGACGAGGTGCAGGTCTGGCTCCAGGGCCTGATGGACCGGGCGATCGAGGCACTCGACGGCACCCACTTCGAACTCGCCGAGCAGGTGCGGAAGGTGGAGTCGCGGATCGCCCCGCCCGGCGGCGCCGCGGCCCCGTACTACACCAGCCCCAGCGAGGACTTCTCCCGTCCCGGCCGCACCTGGCTGCCGACGATGGGGCAGACCCGCTTCCCGGTCTACGACCTGGTCTCCACCTGGTACCACGAGGGTGTTCCGGGCCATCACCTCCAGCTCGCGCAGTGGGTGTACGTCAAGGACGACCTCTCCCGCTACCAGGCGACGGTCGGCCATGTCAGCGCCAACTGCGAGGGCTGGGCGCTGTACGCGGAGCGGCTGATGGACGAGCTGGGCTTCCTCACGGACGCGCAGGAGCGGCTCGGCTATCTGGACGCGCAGATGATGCGGGCCGCCCGGGTCATCGTCGACATCGGCATGCATCTGGAGCTGGAGATCCCGGCGGACTCGCCCTTCCACCCGGGCGAGCGGTGGACGCCGGAGCTGGCCGAGGAGTTCTTCGGGGCGCACAGCAGCCGCCCGCGGGACTTCGTCAAGAGCGAGCTGACCCGCTATCTGACGATCCCGGGCCAGGCGATCGGCTACAAGCTGGGCGAGCGGGCCTGGCTGCTGGGCCTGGACCGGGCGCGCGAGCGGCACGGCGACGCCTTCGACCTCAAGTCCTGGCACATGGCGGCCCTGTCGCAGGGCTCCCTGGGCCTGGACGACCTCGTCGACGAGCTGTCCCGGCTGTAG
- a CDS encoding alkaline phosphatase D family protein has translation MSHRPFGRRSVLRGSLAASAALTLPAALGAAPAFALSGRPKAGWGVQTGDVTTDSGLVWVRSDRPARMIVETSATESFRNPRRWHGPLLGADTDFTGTTRLRGLPSGEQIHYRVLLADPDDPRRTGEPVTGTFRTASAKRRHGVRFLWSGDLAGQGWGINPELGGYRIYDTMAGLDPDFFLCSGDNVYADGPITGTVTLPDGRTWRNITTEEKSKVAETLAEFRGNFRYNLLDENLRAFNAQVPSIIQWDDHEVTNNWYPGEILGDARYTEKNVDVLAARARQAFSEYYPISTLRRPDGRVHRVQHHGPLLDVFVLDMRTYRNANSPDNQTTDPVGILGREQLEWLKRELSRSRAVWKVIAADMPIGLVVPDGGDGKPHIEAVAQGDPGAPLGRELQIAELLRFIKHRRITGTVWLTADVHYTSAQHYQPSRAAFTDFEPFWEFVSGPLNAGGFPANALDSTFGPERVFLKAPTVANVSPAEGYQFFGEVDIDGDSGELTVRLREQDGTVLFTQVLQPGRVGQ, from the coding sequence CGCTCGCCGCCTCCGCGGCCCTGACCCTGCCCGCCGCGCTCGGCGCCGCGCCCGCGTTCGCCCTGTCCGGGCGGCCCAAGGCGGGCTGGGGCGTGCAGACCGGCGATGTGACGACCGACTCGGGCCTGGTGTGGGTCCGCTCCGACCGGCCCGCCCGGATGATCGTCGAGACATCGGCCACCGAGTCCTTCCGCAACCCCCGCAGATGGCACGGCCCGCTGCTCGGCGCGGACACCGACTTCACCGGCACGACCAGGCTGCGCGGACTGCCCTCGGGCGAGCAGATCCACTACCGCGTGCTGCTCGCCGACCCCGACGACCCGCGCCGCACCGGCGAGCCGGTGACCGGCACCTTCCGCACCGCGTCCGCCAAGCGGCGGCACGGCGTCCGCTTCCTCTGGTCCGGCGACCTCGCCGGGCAGGGCTGGGGCATCAACCCCGAGCTCGGCGGCTACCGCATCTACGACACGATGGCCGGACTCGACCCGGACTTCTTCCTGTGCAGCGGTGACAACGTCTACGCCGACGGCCCGATCACCGGGACCGTGACCCTGCCCGACGGCCGGACCTGGCGGAACATCACCACCGAGGAGAAGTCGAAGGTCGCCGAGACGCTCGCGGAGTTTCGCGGCAACTTCCGCTACAACCTGCTCGACGAGAACCTGCGCGCCTTCAATGCCCAGGTCCCCTCGATCATCCAGTGGGACGACCACGAGGTCACCAACAACTGGTACCCGGGCGAGATCCTCGGCGATGCCCGCTACACCGAGAAGAACGTCGACGTGCTCGCCGCCCGCGCCCGGCAGGCGTTCTCGGAGTACTACCCCATCTCCACGCTGCGCCGCCCCGACGGCCGGGTCCACCGGGTCCAGCACCACGGGCCGCTGCTGGACGTGTTCGTGCTCGACATGCGCACGTACCGCAACGCGAACTCTCCCGACAACCAGACCACCGACCCGGTCGGCATCCTCGGCCGCGAGCAGCTGGAGTGGCTCAAGCGTGAGCTGTCCCGGTCGCGGGCGGTGTGGAAGGTGATCGCCGCCGACATGCCGATCGGCCTGGTGGTGCCGGACGGCGGCGACGGCAAGCCGCACATCGAGGCGGTCGCCCAGGGCGACCCGGGCGCGCCGCTCGGCCGGGAGCTCCAGATCGCCGAACTGCTGCGGTTCATCAAGCACCGCAGGATCACCGGCACGGTGTGGCTGACCGCCGATGTCCACTACACCTCGGCCCAGCACTACCAGCCCTCCCGGGCCGCGTTCACCGACTTCGAGCCGTTCTGGGAGTTCGTCTCGGGTCCGCTCAACGCCGGTGGCTTCCCGGCCAACGCGCTCGACAGCACCTTCGGCCCGGAGCGGGTGTTCCTGAAGGCCCCGACCGTCGCCAACGTCTCCCCCGCCGAGGGCTACCAGTTCTTCGGCGAGGTCGACATCGACGGGGACAGCGGGGAGCTGACGGTACGGCTGCGCGAGCAGGACGGCACCGTGCTGTTCACGCAGGTCCTCCAGCCGGGGCGGGTCGGCCAGTAG
- a CDS encoding GNAT family N-acetyltransferase: MSDVTRARHGRPVHHWRRDVIELAALFTAVAVADAVANLVGHGPDGPELLLVSAVLLIATAAFHTWWARRHGHAPPADDTGARSAVERQAGPVEQSAQPSEAASGGSTLWRMRTTVKDEPGSLAALCTALAERRVDILSLQTHPLGAGTVDEFLLRAPEELAAAEISRAVSRAGGTSTWIERADAHDLVDAPTRVLGLATRTALDAAEMPLALRQLLGRCTIRQLPGAPVAGRAPEGVPVEGVLEDTVMRLRAPEGGVITVERPYLPFTPTEFARARALVELDARLGPRVPSGEDVLTLPEGNDITVRRADTGDVEAAKAMHERCSARTLSMRYHGPVGDADRYLNHLLSPRFGRTLAVQTASGRIVGLGHLLWDGDETEVALLVEDAWQRRGIGAELLRRLVGMAVVAGCESVYAVTQASNTGMVAAMRGLGLPLDYQIEEGTLVITARLASEVQVQSGVGEPSRRRG; encoded by the coding sequence ATGTCTGATGTGACGCGTGCGCGGCACGGTCGTCCCGTCCACCACTGGCGGCGGGACGTCATCGAACTCGCCGCGCTCTTCACGGCGGTGGCGGTGGCGGACGCCGTGGCCAACCTGGTCGGGCACGGCCCGGACGGGCCGGAACTGCTGCTGGTGTCGGCGGTGCTGCTGATCGCCACGGCCGCCTTCCACACCTGGTGGGCACGCCGCCACGGCCATGCGCCGCCGGCTGACGATACCGGCGCCCGGTCCGCCGTTGAGCGGCAGGCCGGGCCCGTGGAGCAGTCGGCACAGCCGTCGGAGGCCGCCTCCGGCGGGAGCACGCTGTGGCGGATGCGGACGACCGTGAAGGACGAACCGGGATCGCTGGCCGCGCTGTGCACGGCCCTCGCGGAGCGCCGGGTCGACATCCTGAGCCTCCAGACGCATCCGCTGGGTGCCGGCACGGTCGACGAGTTCCTGCTCCGCGCTCCGGAAGAGCTCGCCGCGGCGGAGATCAGCCGCGCCGTCTCCCGGGCGGGCGGCACGAGCACCTGGATCGAACGCGCCGACGCCCACGACCTGGTGGACGCGCCGACCCGGGTGCTGGGCCTGGCCACCCGCACCGCCCTGGACGCGGCGGAAATGCCGCTCGCGCTGCGGCAGTTGCTGGGCCGCTGCACGATCCGCCAGCTCCCCGGCGCCCCGGTCGCCGGACGGGCGCCGGAGGGCGTGCCGGTGGAGGGCGTACTGGAGGACACCGTGATGCGGCTGCGGGCGCCGGAAGGCGGAGTGATCACCGTGGAGCGGCCGTATCTGCCGTTCACCCCGACCGAGTTCGCCCGGGCGCGCGCCCTGGTGGAGCTGGACGCGCGGCTCGGTCCGCGGGTTCCCTCCGGCGAGGACGTGCTGACGCTGCCGGAGGGCAACGACATCACCGTGCGCCGGGCCGACACGGGCGATGTCGAGGCCGCGAAGGCCATGCACGAGCGGTGCTCGGCACGGACGCTGAGCATGCGGTACCACGGGCCGGTCGGCGATGCCGACCGCTACCTGAACCACCTCCTCAGTCCGCGGTTCGGGCGGACGCTCGCGGTGCAGACGGCGTCGGGGCGGATCGTCGGGCTCGGTCATCTGCTCTGGGACGGTGACGAGACCGAGGTCGCGCTGCTGGTCGAGGACGCGTGGCAGCGGCGTGGGATCGGCGCGGAGTTGCTCCGCAGGTTGGTGGGGATGGCTGTTGTTGCCGGGTGCGAGAGTGTGTACGCGGTGACGCAGGCTTCCAACACGGGGATGGTGGCCGCGATGCGAGGGTTGGGGCTTCCGCTCGACTATCAGATCGAGGAAGGGACTCTCGTCATCACGGCCCGGCTCGCCTCGGAGGTGCAGGTGCAGTCGGGTGTGGGGGAGCCTTCTCGCCGTCGGGGCTAG
- a CDS encoding trans-sulfuration enzyme family protein — METPVRSRALATEAVHAGRDDLAALGLHAPPIDLSTTYPSYDSRAEAARIDAFAETGADPDGPPVYARLGNPTVARFETALARLEGTESAVAFASGMAALSAVLLARASIGLRHVVAVRPLYGCSDHLLTAGLLGSEVTWTDPAGIADALRPDTGLVMVESPANPTLAEVDLRAVAHACGSVPLLADNTFATPVLQRPAEQGARLVLHSATKYLGGHGDVMAGVVACDEGLAGTLRQIRFATGGVLHPLAGYLLLRGLSTLPVRVRAASATAADLAARLAADPRVTRVHYPSIGGAMVAFEVAGDPHEVIAAVRLITPAVSLGSVDTLIQHPASISHRIVDAGDRRDAGVSDGLLRMSVGLEDAEDLWADLDNALGAAPVRGAGPHRSAAPPRGATSHNEPAPAMTH, encoded by the coding sequence ATGGAGACCCCTGTGCGATCGAGAGCCCTGGCCACCGAAGCCGTGCACGCCGGCCGCGACGACCTCGCAGCCCTTGGCCTGCACGCCCCGCCGATCGACCTGTCCACGACCTACCCGTCCTACGACAGCCGCGCCGAGGCCGCCCGGATCGACGCGTTCGCCGAGACCGGCGCCGATCCGGACGGGCCGCCCGTCTACGCGCGACTGGGCAATCCGACCGTCGCCCGCTTCGAGACCGCCCTGGCGCGTCTCGAGGGCACCGAGTCGGCGGTGGCGTTCGCCAGCGGCATGGCCGCGCTCAGCGCGGTGCTGCTGGCCAGGGCCTCGATCGGCCTGCGCCATGTGGTCGCCGTCCGCCCCCTGTACGGCTGCAGCGACCACCTCCTGACCGCCGGCCTGCTCGGCTCGGAGGTCACCTGGACCGACCCGGCCGGAATCGCGGACGCGCTGCGCCCCGACACCGGCCTGGTGATGGTCGAGTCCCCGGCCAACCCGACCCTCGCCGAGGTCGACCTGCGGGCCGTCGCCCACGCCTGCGGCTCGGTCCCGCTCCTCGCGGACAACACCTTCGCCACCCCCGTCCTCCAGCGCCCCGCCGAACAGGGCGCACGGCTGGTGCTGCACAGCGCCACCAAGTACCTCGGCGGACACGGCGACGTGATGGCCGGCGTCGTGGCCTGTGACGAGGGACTGGCCGGAACCCTCCGCCAGATCCGCTTCGCCACGGGCGGCGTCCTGCACCCGCTGGCCGGCTACCTCCTGCTGCGCGGCCTGTCGACACTCCCGGTCCGGGTCCGCGCGGCCTCGGCGACCGCGGCCGACCTGGCCGCCCGCCTGGCCGCCGATCCGCGAGTGACCCGGGTCCACTACCCGAGCATCGGCGGCGCGATGGTCGCCTTCGAGGTGGCGGGAGACCCCCACGAGGTAATCGCCGCAGTCCGCCTGATCACCCCGGCGGTCAGCCTCGGTAGCGTCGACACCCTGATCCAGCACCCGGCGTCGATCAGCCACCGCATAGTGGACGCGGGCGACCGAAGGGACGCCGGGGTGAGCGACGGCTTGCTGCGCATGTCGGTGGGCCTGGAGGACGCGGAGGACCTCTGGGCGGATCTGGACAACGCCCTGGGGGCAGCACCGGTCAGGGGCGCGGGGCCGCATCGATCTGCGGCTCCGCCGCGGGGCGCGACCAGCCACAACGAACCCGCACCCGCGATGACCCACTAG
- a CDS encoding SWIM zinc finger family protein has translation MTRSLLAVAYRRPSVLESAADGRRLGLETSRGATPNGAADNPRFFAGFLTSPQAASAGLLAVADVAAARYYQRQLRASLDPVVTGNGDRLRLESFSGCGGVYARLDVLTAGLDGDEVGHGTTNVDVNNPLREALSRIGTDDPLHLRVGPDELAVTTLDGPVVEKKVPLPDRWLRGFAESQVIAAGFDLRAELPAAEAVRFLRALPKAGARGASGGPRWLVPSGRGLRPTTRAVPGAVCLPGPERLIALQRALRHATALRVYGPAVGAGSAATASAWELVLPGMRLTLTLSPDVSRGFSGEGGVLAALATDEAAEDAELVSVLLAWEPRIDITDLAAASGLTAERVRAALVRLGTSGRVGYDTAEAAYFHRELPYDSARVERHNPRLRSARELVAAGAVALDGPLGTVTAEDGHVHRVRDEAGVLSCTCLWWAKYRGGRGPCKHALAVRMVRRGAAAEGDTGTPAVMARVDGGVR, from the coding sequence ATGACGCGATCACTGCTGGCAGTGGCCTATCGCCGACCCTCCGTGCTGGAGTCCGCAGCGGACGGCCGACGCCTGGGCCTGGAGACCTCACGGGGTGCGACGCCGAACGGCGCCGCCGACAACCCCCGCTTCTTCGCCGGGTTCCTGACGAGCCCTCAGGCGGCTTCCGCCGGGCTGCTGGCGGTGGCCGACGTGGCGGCGGCCCGCTACTACCAGCGGCAACTGCGCGCCTCCCTGGACCCGGTGGTCACCGGCAACGGCGACCGGCTGCGCCTGGAGTCGTTCTCCGGCTGCGGCGGGGTGTACGCCCGCCTGGACGTGCTGACGGCGGGCCTCGACGGCGACGAGGTGGGCCACGGCACGACGAACGTGGACGTGAACAACCCCCTGCGAGAAGCGCTGTCGAGGATCGGCACGGACGATCCGCTGCACCTGCGCGTCGGACCCGACGAGCTGGCGGTGACCACGCTCGACGGCCCGGTGGTGGAGAAGAAGGTGCCGCTCCCGGACCGCTGGCTGCGGGGCTTCGCGGAGTCGCAGGTGATCGCGGCGGGCTTCGACCTGCGCGCCGAACTGCCCGCGGCGGAGGCGGTGCGGTTCCTGCGCGCCCTGCCGAAGGCCGGAGCGCGCGGCGCCTCGGGAGGTCCGCGCTGGCTGGTCCCGTCGGGGCGCGGACTGCGCCCGACCACCCGGGCGGTGCCCGGCGCGGTCTGTCTGCCGGGCCCCGAGCGGCTGATCGCGCTCCAGCGGGCACTGCGGCACGCGACGGCCCTGCGGGTGTACGGACCCGCGGTCGGCGCGGGCTCGGCGGCGACCGCGAGCGCCTGGGAGCTGGTGCTGCCGGGCATGCGGCTCACCCTCACCCTGTCCCCCGACGTTTCGCGGGGCTTCTCCGGCGAGGGCGGTGTCCTCGCCGCGCTCGCCACCGACGAGGCCGCCGAGGACGCGGAACTGGTCTCGGTGCTCCTCGCCTGGGAGCCGCGGATCGACATCACCGACCTGGCCGCCGCCTCGGGCCTGACCGCCGAACGCGTCCGGGCGGCCCTGGTCCGCCTCGGCACCTCGGGCCGGGTCGGCTACGACACCGCGGAGGCGGCCTACTTCCACCGGGAGCTGCCGTACGACTCCGCACGCGTGGAGCGGCACAACCCCAGACTGCGCTCCGCGCGGGAGCTGGTGGCGGCGGGCGCGGTCGCCCTGGACGGCCCGCTCGGTACGGTGACCGCCGAGGACGGCCATGTGCACCGGGTGCGGGACGAGGCGGGGGTGCTCAGCTGCACCTGCCTGTGGTGGGCGAAGTACCGGGGCGGGCGCGGGCCCTGCAAGCACGCGCTTGCGGTGCGGATGGTGCGGCGGGGAGCCGCGGCCGAAGGGGACACGGGGACGCCAGCGGTCATGGCGCGAGTCGACGGGGGTGTGCGATGA
- a CDS encoding DUF6493 family protein, protein MSSLMDAVRAGRIAEVVNLLDGMTDSERRLCVPELKALRKELGADRWSERGRRVLPSLHLAGAACQTGAAAVATWVGATDFLWAPASPKRLIDILADRDLDWIADVTHRLARRPTSARVPFELMTGLVQLSACPVPTTDAYVQGWLMHVSGDWARVGSLADRLRQEPRLAELVAALFEIDDIGQTFGWVAGDGRNSWPASLTRLAEEGALDRKSLLDGCVARLLRGGRPADVRVFLRLLQALAPTTEEQRERVADWTALAADAASPVAAYAQTLLAGLAVTGELPPRRLAEMSEAVLFRPEKTLVRAQLVLLGKVLAQDASGADTLLPALSQALGHPDSEMQERAVKLVERHASKVSEQGVRDELSAAAEQLSPVLRSRVAEALGVVREAAQEYEEILPPVPMPVRLAPAPPSAAELAEEVGALLAAGDDVSAFERTLDGLVRHAHSDPDTLRRALEPVASRLPWSAADTVHPNDFYGHRHLELVLAAVLRKTPPESYHAPLQDPLSVGGCVHSPLGRAFNARIWEIARRVRADPPPFLLSTPTWHTGLIEPEVLVDRLDVYRAADVRVIAADFAQALLRVRRQDRAASVAAAERAAALDTPEGTRLAQWLTADGPALPTARRRVAGPRVLLEFGELDELQRDFPPDFHPLGRPVTVYGDRWHCYHWDGGLRPHWSALLPERPELIAVRLLRDLSDIAIDNDRGAAEILPRLAESGGEAGPALHLGVAYGLGARHEEDRLAAVDAVLVLAARGQLDAERLGTDLGELVGSGAVKPSRLVESVRTAAATGASATVWEILRHTLPALLADQSGERPATPPRGLPDLLAVAADCAERSGARGDVPHLSRTADRRGSSRLLAQARRLRSTLVAEVAA, encoded by the coding sequence ATGAGTTCGCTGATGGACGCGGTGCGGGCGGGGCGGATCGCCGAGGTGGTGAATCTGCTCGACGGGATGACGGACAGTGAACGGCGGTTGTGCGTACCCGAGTTGAAGGCACTGCGCAAGGAGCTGGGCGCGGACCGCTGGAGCGAACGGGGGCGCCGGGTCCTGCCCTCCCTACATCTGGCCGGGGCGGCCTGCCAGACCGGTGCGGCGGCCGTGGCGACCTGGGTGGGGGCCACCGATTTCCTCTGGGCGCCGGCGTCCCCGAAGCGGCTGATCGACATCCTCGCCGACCGGGACCTCGACTGGATCGCCGATGTGACGCACCGGCTCGCGCGGCGTCCGACGAGCGCCCGCGTGCCCTTCGAGCTGATGACCGGCCTGGTCCAGCTCTCCGCCTGTCCGGTGCCGACGACGGACGCCTATGTGCAGGGCTGGCTGATGCATGTCAGCGGCGACTGGGCACGCGTGGGCTCGCTCGCTGACCGGCTGCGTCAGGAGCCGCGGCTGGCGGAGCTGGTGGCGGCACTGTTCGAGATCGACGACATCGGCCAGACCTTCGGCTGGGTGGCCGGCGACGGCCGCAACAGTTGGCCCGCCTCCCTCACCCGGCTCGCCGAGGAAGGCGCCCTGGACCGCAAGTCGCTGCTGGACGGCTGCGTGGCCCGTCTGCTGCGGGGCGGCCGACCGGCCGATGTCCGGGTGTTCCTGCGACTGTTGCAGGCGCTGGCCCCGACCACCGAGGAGCAGCGGGAGCGGGTGGCCGACTGGACGGCGCTGGCCGCGGACGCCGCCTCGCCGGTCGCCGCGTACGCCCAGACGCTGCTCGCCGGACTCGCGGTGACCGGTGAACTGCCACCGCGCCGACTGGCCGAGATGTCCGAGGCGGTGCTGTTCCGCCCCGAGAAGACACTGGTCCGGGCCCAGCTCGTGCTGCTGGGCAAGGTCCTCGCCCAGGACGCGTCCGGCGCCGACACCCTGCTGCCCGCCCTGTCCCAGGCCCTCGGGCACCCGGACTCCGAGATGCAGGAGCGCGCGGTCAAGCTGGTGGAGCGGCACGCGTCGAAGGTCAGTGAGCAGGGAGTGCGGGACGAACTCTCCGCCGCCGCGGAACAGCTCTCGCCCGTGCTCCGGTCCCGGGTGGCCGAAGCCCTGGGCGTGGTCCGGGAAGCGGCGCAGGAGTACGAGGAGATCCTGCCGCCGGTCCCGATGCCCGTGCGGCTGGCGCCCGCCCCGCCCTCGGCTGCCGAACTCGCCGAGGAGGTCGGCGCGTTGCTGGCCGCAGGCGATGACGTGAGCGCCTTCGAGCGCACCCTGGACGGCCTCGTCCGCCACGCCCACAGCGATCCGGACACACTGCGGCGGGCCCTGGAGCCGGTGGCGAGCCGCCTACCCTGGTCGGCGGCGGACACGGTCCATCCGAACGACTTCTACGGCCACCGCCATCTGGAGCTCGTCCTCGCCGCCGTGCTGAGGAAGACACCGCCCGAGAGCTACCACGCCCCGCTCCAGGACCCGCTGTCGGTGGGGGGCTGTGTGCACAGTCCCCTCGGACGGGCCTTCAATGCCCGTATCTGGGAGATCGCGCGCCGCGTCCGCGCCGACCCGCCGCCCTTCCTCCTCTCCACGCCCACCTGGCACACCGGACTGATCGAACCGGAGGTGCTGGTCGACCGGCTCGATGTGTACCGCGCGGCGGATGTCCGGGTCATCGCCGCCGACTTCGCGCAGGCACTGCTCCGGGTCCGGCGCCAGGACCGGGCGGCGTCCGTGGCGGCCGCCGAGCGTGCGGCGGCCCTGGACACGCCCGAGGGGACACGGCTCGCCCAGTGGCTGACCGCGGACGGCCCGGCCCTGCCGACGGCACGACGGCGCGTCGCGGGCCCCCGCGTCCTGCTGGAGTTCGGCGAACTCGACGAGCTGCAGCGGGACTTCCCGCCGGACTTCCACCCGCTGGGCAGACCGGTGACCGTCTACGGTGACCGCTGGCACTGCTACCACTGGGACGGCGGCCTGCGTCCGCACTGGTCGGCCCTGCTGCCCGAGCGGCCCGAACTGATCGCGGTGCGGCTGCTGCGGGACCTCTCGGACATCGCGATCGACAACGACCGGGGCGCCGCGGAGATCCTCCCCCGGCTCGCCGAGTCCGGCGGCGAGGCGGGCCCCGCCCTGCATCTGGGCGTGGCGTACGGGCTCGGCGCGCGGCACGAGGAGGACCGGCTCGCCGCCGTGGACGCCGTGCTGGTGCTGGCGGCGCGTGGGCAGCTCGACGCGGAGCGGCTCGGTACGGACCTAGGGGAACTGGTGGGCAGCGGGGCGGTCAAGCCGTCGCGGCTGGTGGAGTCGGTGCGGACAGCCGCGGCCACCGGGGCGAGCGCCACGGTCTGGGAGATACTCAGGCACACCCTGCCCGCGCTGCTCGCCGACCAGTCCGGCGAACGACCGGCCACACCACCGCGCGGGCTTCCCGATCTGCTCGCCGTGGCCGCGGACTGCGCCGAGCGGTCCGGCGCACGGGGCGACGTGCCGCATCTGTCCCGGACGGCGGACCGGCGTGGCTCCTCCCGGCTGCTCGCCCAGGCCCGTCGGCTGCGCAGCACGCTGGTCGCGGAGGTGGCCGCCTGA
- a CDS encoding immunity 21 family protein: MVRHRVRWVESGGGPLIAVPETVLPFWAGADGDETASDYDRACDIDGPVGLLPVGDSAALVLGDEPAATAYLPDHGTFVRWCAADSEAELLSGVPAALDAAEWGEEVRWKVPGPVFLFDSAWPGTETARAAPLCVTLTPGAYGVRAAWVRPGPETWLGLVRLRALAG, translated from the coding sequence ATGGTGCGACACAGGGTGCGATGGGTGGAGTCGGGCGGCGGTCCCCTCATAGCGGTGCCGGAGACGGTGCTCCCGTTCTGGGCGGGCGCCGACGGCGACGAGACCGCCTCCGACTACGACCGGGCCTGCGATATCGACGGACCGGTCGGACTGCTCCCCGTAGGGGACAGCGCGGCCCTGGTCCTGGGCGACGAGCCCGCCGCCACCGCCTATCTGCCGGACCACGGCACCTTCGTCCGTTGGTGCGCCGCCGACTCCGAGGCGGAGCTGCTCTCCGGCGTCCCCGCGGCCCTCGACGCCGCGGAGTGGGGCGAGGAAGTGCGCTGGAAGGTGCCGGGACCGGTGTTCCTGTTCGACTCCGCCTGGCCGGGCACCGAGACCGCGCGTGCCGCCCCACTGTGCGTCACCCTGACTCCGGGCGCGTACGGGGTGCGCGCGGCCTGGGTCCGGCCAGGCCCGGAGACCTGGCTCGGACTGGTCCGACTGCGGGCGCTGGCGGGATAG